A part of Candidatus Hydrogenedentota bacterium genomic DNA contains:
- a CDS encoding DMT family transporter → MTTKPAPAAGSPTESPFAPGLGWAWAALGVSALGWALAPVFIRYLSPHYDAYTQSFVRYASAAAALTPWCAVFYPRELRQALGRWRALLGISLLVVLMQTAWTVAIYQTTATSAQLVVKLQVPMVALLSYAAFREERGVIRDPRFLAGAVLSLFGVWGVLLKAPGAGALPSPDLSFWLLMLVNVCWAVYIVASRHACRDLHPVPMFTLVANMATVGFLPVMLCKGDAGQVVSAGPGVAAVAFLSGAVSISLSHSAFHYAQVRLGAAFCTTLHLLNPLATYAVALALWPDEAMNAVQWAGAALLIGGSALVVRARRSPDEEDPGPT, encoded by the coding sequence GCGCTGGGGGTGTCGGCGTTGGGGTGGGCGCTGGCGCCGGTGTTCATCCGGTATCTTTCGCCGCATTATGACGCGTACACGCAGTCCTTTGTGCGGTATGCGAGCGCGGCGGCGGCGCTGACGCCTTGGTGCGCCGTGTTCTACCCGCGCGAGCTGCGGCAGGCGCTGGGGCGGTGGCGGGCGCTGCTGGGGATCAGCCTGCTGGTGGTGCTGATGCAGACGGCGTGGACGGTGGCGATCTACCAGACGACGGCGACGTCGGCGCAGCTGGTGGTGAAGCTCCAGGTGCCGATGGTGGCGCTGCTGAGCTATGCGGCGTTCCGCGAGGAGCGGGGGGTGATCCGCGACCCGCGCTTTCTGGCGGGGGCGGTGCTGTCGCTGTTCGGGGTGTGGGGGGTGCTGCTGAAGGCGCCGGGGGCGGGGGCGCTGCCGTCGCCGGACCTCTCCTTCTGGCTGCTGATGCTGGTGAACGTGTGCTGGGCGGTGTACATCGTGGCGAGCCGCCACGCGTGCCGCGACCTGCACCCGGTGCCGATGTTCACCCTCGTGGCGAACATGGCGACGGTCGGCTTCCTGCCGGTGATGCTGTGCAAGGGGGACGCGGGCCAGGTGGTGTCGGCGGGGCCGGGGGTGGCGGCGGTGGCGTTTTTGTCGGGGGCGGTGAGCATCAGCCTGTCGCACAGCGCGTTCCACTACGCGCAGGTGCGGCTGGGGGCGGCCTTCTGCACGACGCTGCACCTTTTGAACCCGCTGGCGACGTACGCCGTGGCGCTGGCGCTGTGGCCGGACGAGGCGATGAACGCGGTGCAGTGGGCGGGGGCGGCGCTGCTGATCGGGGGGAGCGCGCTGGTGGTGCGGGCGCGGCGGTCGCCGGACGAGGAGGATCCGGGGCCTACTTGA